The Coleofasciculus sp. FACHB-1120 nucleotide sequence TTCTCAAGATGGTCGAGATGGTTCTGTTACTATCCATCAAGATGCTAATCTCTATGCAAGTTTGCTTGATGCTGGACAGAAGGTTGATTATCAAATCAAACCTAACCGCCATGCTTGGCTACAAGTTATCAAAGGCAATATCAGTTTGAATGGTAAGCCAATGGCTGCTGGAGATGGCGCTGCAATCAGTAATGAAAACCAGATTGCTATAGAAGCCAAAGATAACACAGAATTCCTGTTGTTTGATTTGGCATAATAGCCGAAGGTTATATACCTTTTAGGCAAAGATGATGATTTGGTCATAGGTCTTAGCTAGGCAGTTCTTTAACTTAGAGAAATCAAGCGATCGCTTGATTTCTCTAAGTTATTCTTTCGTTCAAAAAAGTTGTTTCTTTACAAGAGAAAAATGGTATAATAACGGGCAAAAGCATAACTATCAATGCAGATTACTCAATGTCTCCATGCAGCCATTCTCGTTTCTGACTTGGAACGAGCCGAGCAATTTTACGGGAACGTGTTGGGATTATCGAAGGTGGATAGAGTGCTGAAATTTCCCGGTGCGTGGTATCAAGTCGGCGAGTTTCAAATTCATCTGATTGTTGCCGACTCTATACCATCAGATTTAGTCAATTCTGAGAAATTAGGTCGAAATCGGCATTTAGCCTTCTTGGTCTCTAACTTAGACGCTGCTAAGGAGCAGCTTGTGGCTCACAACTACCCCATACAAATGAGCGCTTCTGGTCGCGCT carries:
- a CDS encoding VOC family protein, whose protein sequence is MQITQCLHAAILVSDLERAEQFYGNVLGLSKVDRVLKFPGAWYQVGEFQIHLIVADSIPSDLVNSEKLGRNRHLAFLVSNLDAAKEQLVAHNYPIQMSASGRAALFTQDPDGNIIELGE